A single window of Drosophila suzukii chromosome 3, CBGP_Dsuzu_IsoJpt1.0, whole genome shotgun sequence DNA harbors:
- the LOC108007073 gene encoding osteopetrosis-associated transmembrane protein 1 — translation MPKYIVFVGFFLTLSCQFNLLLAVKNKTCEKLLGELGNGQSKFIYCATTKSVPVNLCLGCEELYRNLSKDYENLIADVNCSKRYLNSDRINIVATTQGILTSLWQKAHCENCFRDKYWAQYENRSIDLQECLETSSPDVTCVQCKPFYLALNDLYIRMESKVSGNVCFDLQDNMNRTRLNWSKTLNCCQREVRLTNFLIAVGVVVLLPILTFYITAIVVTKRREANHGLLNDQEPELDAPSTSRLITAAVLSTPVEDPAVVSAQVEKIANVLSHPKANQSDDSEQEVPSVKRQIVNRAGPVSDYSSDEEPPKVPKVLLSPESDYSSDDEPLTKPKRA, via the exons ATGCCGAAATATATTGTTTTTGTGGGGTTTTTCTTAACCCTAAGCTGCCAGTTTAACCTGTTGCTGGCCGTGAAGAACAAAACCTGCGAGAAACTGCTCGGGGAATTGGGCAATGGTCAGAGCAAGTTCATCTACTGCGCCACCACGAAATCGGTGCCCGTGAATCTCTGTCTTGGATGCGAGGAGCTCTACCGGAATCTCAGCAAGGATTACGAAAACCTCATAGCGGATGTGAACTGCTCCAAGCGGTACCTCAACTCGGACAGGATCAACATAGTGGCCACCACCCAGGGAATCCTGACCAGCCTCTGGCAAAAGGCGCACTGCGAAA ATTGTTTTAGGGACAAATATTGGGCCCAATACGAAAACAGATCCATCGATTTGCAGGAATGTTTGGAAACCAGCAGTCCGGACGTGACTTGCGTGCAGTGCAAACCCTTCTACCTTGCCTTAAACGATTTGTATATAAGGATGGAGTCGAAAGTCAGTGGAAATGTGTGCTTCGATCTGCAGGATAAT ATGAATCGCACTCGCCTGAACTGGTCCAAAACCCTGAACTGTTGTCAACGCGAGGTGAGACTGACTAACTTCCTGATTGCCGTGGGCGTGGTTGTGCTCCTGCCCATTCTAACCTTCTATATCACGGCAATTGTGGTGACCAAGCGGCGTGAAGCCAACCATGGCTTGCTCAATGACCAGG AACCTGAGCTGGACGCTCCTTCTACATCGAGGCTTATCACGGCAGCAGTGCTGTCCACTCCAGTCGAAGATCCCGCTGTAGTCTCAGCCCAAGTAGAAAAAATAGCCAATGTGTTGAGCCATCCCAAGGCTAATCAATCGGACGATTCCGAACAGGAAGTACCCAGCGTAAAGCGGCAGATAGTAAACCGAGCTGGTCCTGTTTCCGACTACTCCAGTGATGAAGAGCCGCCCAAGGTACCGAAAGTCTTGTTAAGTCCAGAGTCGGACTACTCCAGTGATGATGAGCCCCTTACAAAGCCCAAACGAGCGTAG
- the LOC118877365 gene encoding drosomycin-like, with product MSVLALYKIFCGLLDLYRYSVRSKRSYPKILLKMMQIKILYTVFAVLMLIVLVANNCDADCLFGKYRGSCLAWNKKKCKDTCTREGRTGGHCSPSLKCWCEGC from the coding sequence ATGTCGGTTCTGGCCCTATATAAAATCTTTTGCGGGCTGCTGGATCTTTACAGATATTCAGTTCGCTCAAAACGTAGTTATCCGAAAATCCTACTAAAAATGATGCAAATCAAGATCCTTTATACCGTATTCGCTGTCCTGATGCTGATCGTTCTGGTGGCCAATAACTGCGATGCCGACTGCCTTTTCGGAAAATATAGGGGCTCTTGTCTCGCATGGAACAAGAAAAAGTGTAAAGATACTTGCACACGGGAAGGACGAACCGGAGGACACTGCAGCCCCAGTCTAAAATGTTGGTGCGAAGGATGCTAA
- the LOC139353144 gene encoding drosomycin-like has translation MMQIKFLFTLIAVLMLVVLGGKEADAVDCLSRRYRGPCAVWDNETCRRICREERRVSGHCSARLQCWCEGC, from the coding sequence ATGATGCAAATCAAGTTCCTGTTCACTTTAATCGCTGTCCTGATGCTGGTTGTCCTGGGAGGCAAGGAGGCCGATGCTGTCGACTGTCTTTCCCGAAGATACAGAGGTCCTTGCGCCGTCTGGGATAATGAGACTTGCAGGCGAATTTGCCGGGAGGAAAGACGAGTTAGCGGGCACTGCAGTGCCAGACTGCAGTGCTGGTGCGAAGGATGCTGA
- the LOC108007130 gene encoding drosomycin-like, whose product MMQIKFLFTLIAVLMLVVLGGKEADAVDCLSRRYRGPCAVWDNETCRRICREERRVSGHCSARLQCWCEGC is encoded by the coding sequence ATGATGCAAATCAAGTTCCTGTTCACTTTAATCGCTGTCCTGATGCTGGTTGTCCTGGGAGGCAAGGAGGCCGATGCTGTCGACTGTCTTTCCCGAAGATATAGAGGTCCTTGCGCCGTCTGGGATAATGAGACTTGCAGGCGAATTTGCCGAGAAGAAAGACGAGTTAGCGGGCATTGCAGTGCCAGACTGCAGTGCTGGTGCGAAGGATGCTGA